The DNA region ttccttcttgTTGTTAATCTTCTAGAGCGGGCATTCCAAATTGGCAAGGCAGATGACCTTATTGATGGCTTTCTGTGATTACATCGGGAACTCAATAAAGGTACCTTTGATATTTGTTCCATGCAATCATTCTGATGAAATGATCTAGCCACTCATTCTTAGACCTTTATGATAGTTCTGTAATTTGATTTGTGAAATGTTCTGTTGCATGGACATATAGGATCTCGTATCAGCTCCTAGACCTAGTTGCCCTCCTGTGAGGAGGGTAACTGCCACTGCAGACGAGAAGGAGAATGCCATGGAGTATGGATTGCCTTCTTCACATTGTCTGAACACAGTTTGTTTGTTAGGGTAAGTTTTTGTTATTCatgacttagtaaaaaaaactaagatctTCCATCATGTACACTGCTCCAAAACCAATGTACACAATGGTAACATATGGTGAAATATCTCTCAGTTATGATGTTCTTATGGTTCTTGCAGATATTTAGTATTCTATATCCTGACATATTATCCACAAAGAGATGGAATTGAGATTGCAATTTTGTTCGGGCTAGTATGCTTGCTTGTCTTTCTAATTGGCATAGGTGAGGAAAGATCAACTTCGTAACTTACGTACATATTTTAAAGTGAAATAAAAGGGTCCaatatttgtttatttgtttttttttttatctttgtgCAGCTTTATGTCTTATGTTCTTATGTTGTTTATCTATTCAGGGAGAGTATATTTAGGTATGCATAGTGTGACAGATGTAATTGCTGGAATTGGCATTGGGCTCGCTATCCTTTCCATTTGGTTGACGGTCCATGCATATATTGATGAGTTTGTCATCTCTGGACAGAATGGTATGCTTCAAAGTCTCTAACAAGCAATGTTACTCAATTTACATGCCAATGACGAATGCTAGTTTTGAGCTTTCTCCACTTGGTGATAAGGGTTTATTTGCTTCTCAGTTACATCTTTCTGGGCCGGTCTATCTTTCCTGTTGGCATTTGCATATCCTACTCCGGAATTGCCAACCCCAAGTTTTGAGTACCACGCGGCCTTTGATGGTGTTGCATTTGGAATAGTAAGCACAATCTTCACTCTTTCTTAGATTTTCCTTTACAGAATTCTACACTTTTATCTTAAAATCTTTTTTCATGCTTCTTGGACTATAAGTTTCAATATGTGTGCCTCAACAGTTATATTCTTGCTGAATTTTTCAATCAATTAGCAAAACACACTTTTGATTTGAAGTATGCGTAAATTTTCCAACCAGACACTTAGGCAAGCTGACTAGGCAGCCTGCCTCCTAGCCTGCCTTTTGAAATGTCCACTTAAAACGAACCACTTACCTTGTAGGTGAAGCAGAAGGTATCCCAAACCGCCTAGGTTGCCACCTAGGAATATGCTTTTTAAAACATTGTCTACTTTGCATCTTATTAAAATCTGCTCTGCCTGCTGTTATTACTTGACTATATAGTAAAAAAATCATCTGCTTATCCTTTTAGATGGCAAAATAAAATCCCATTATATCATCTTACATTGCATATTGTTACTAGTGTGCCTTGCATAGTGTTCAATGTTCATCATCGTCACCATCAACAACAAGAACCTGTATTTGTTTTTACATTGAGTTCAATAATGTGATAAAATGCATAACTTGTATAACGGACCTCAAATAATTGAGACTCATATTTTATCTTGGATCTAGATGCTAAGGTCCTTAAATGTGAATAAGATACTTTCTAGACTCTATTAACTCAGCTTAGTTAGCTTGTTTTTTTCATGCTTGTCCTTTCTACGTGTTATCACCTATGCTAATTCAATCTGCATCATGTCGTCAATACCTTGTTCATGTCTATACATGGAtctacaattttttatttttaacttggtTTTCCAACCTGACCTGTTGACAATGCCTCTCCATCTAATCTTTCATCACTTAATTTATCTCTAATGCGCACATACCTTCCACCATAAGCGCACTCTATCTCATTCTAGAACCCTGCTTTAATTCCCCACCAGCTTTCCTTGACTGCAAAATGAGTCTGATGCATCGATCATTAAACTACTTTTGGGACTATTAACCTTTTGGATTATCTTTAATAAGTGTGGATGTTCTCAGAGGCCTAAAATATAACTTTTGGTTGAAATTTATGCCTTCATCTTTTTGTCAATCTTCCAAATAAGCTAGGCAAATATTGTACATGTGGAAGAGGAAAGCCATACCATTCTCTCTAAACAGTGTTGCTTTTCACAGTTCTTTGCTGTAAGGATTGATTTCGTAGCTTTCCATTGTAATGCTAAATCATAAAACTTATGTATACAGGTTACTGGAATTCAACAAACATACATTCATTTTCACCACGAGGGCGTGCCACGTGTTTTCAGCCCTCAACTACCATTCACAGCTTTCTTCGGTCGGATACTGGTTGGCATTCCTACAATACTA from Zingiber officinale cultivar Zhangliang chromosome 4B, Zo_v1.1, whole genome shotgun sequence includes:
- the LOC121976398 gene encoding lipid phosphate phosphatase delta-like; its protein translation is MEGGISFWQALTLSSIAGWVVAASTFDLTRRVRALTQPLVTRRVIADTPAILRLQRSQNGFLDNLFSTLSCVVSVPFYTGFLPILFWSGHSKLARQMTLLMAFCDYIGNSIKDLVSAPRPSCPPVRRVTATADEKENAMEYGLPSSHCLNTVCLLGYLVFYILTYYPQRDGIEIAILFGLVCLLVFLIGIGRVYLGMHSVTDVIAGIGIGLAILSIWLTVHAYIDEFVISGQNVTSFWAGLSFLLAFAYPTPELPTPSFEYHAAFDGVAFGIVTGIQQTYIHFHHEGVPRVFSPQLPFTAFFGRILVGIPTILIVKFCSKAIAKWLLPIVCNTLGIPIISSSYVPMLKGSISKGKPEGSKQSVYVPKLVAFLPQKAYDVDTGIRFLQYAGLAWSVVDLVPSLFSHLNL